Proteins encoded within one genomic window of Columba livia isolate bColLiv1 breed racing homer chromosome 1, bColLiv1.pat.W.v2, whole genome shotgun sequence:
- the AMER2 gene encoding APC membrane recruitment protein 2 isoform X2, whose product MDSHCDCAEPPAAEQPSGRINKTAFKLFKRRKSGGTMPSIFGVRSKGGEGKGASKAGMVRSRTHDGLADAVLESSKKEEPGGGDPQSKEAQGRPAGSLGVSPGSSVAKSHSFFSLLRKNGRPENGKAESADPRAGGRQKKGLKGLFSSMRWHKKDKNGKEERGETSEIPSGLIMPGSLTASLECIKEETPKPLSETPTSAGDTGLEPPGEKRSGEAQVSAEEPEAGAGELQDSSPPPREASAAAGRQPEELGHQQPDPSAGEVGTAKDAAITGCGDIIADHEEDVGGGSGGCEKSTPGPSKLGPSKKQPTMVAYQGGGEEMASPDQVDDTYLQEFWDMLSQTEETQAEGGGGGGGGVKKPEGLKENRGTEGAQNRVAAKRGGLRQIPVHLSHKEEQKGREKEQHEGVPNSDEGYWDSTTPGPEEDGSTSIQKETIPRDSYSGDALYDLYTEPDENPPAGPTDEEVTCVPRSKPVSPITTTCSLKTPSSTMKDSKIPISIKHLSSHPASHGTDASNSHHVAHHHLAKSEMHRTKIPVSKVLVRRVSNRGLAGTTVKAAMYHDSAKK is encoded by the exons ATGGACTCGCACTGCGACTGTGCCGAGCCTCCGGCCGCCGAGCAGCCGTCGGGGAGGATTAACAAAACCGCCTTCAAACTGTTCAAGAGGAGGAAATCCGGGGGCACCATGCCGAGCATCTTCGGGGTGAGGAGCAAAGGCGGGGAGGGGAAGGGCGCCAGCAAAGCGGGGATGGTGCGGAGCCGGACGCACGACGGCTTGGCCGACGCCgtgctggagagcagcaagAAGGAGGAACCGGGCGGCGGCGACCCGCAGAGCAAGGAGGCGCAGGGCCGGCCGGCCGGCAGCCTCGGCGTCTCCCCCGGCAGCTCGGTGGCCAAGTCGCACAGCTTCTTCTCCCTGCTGAGGAAGAACGGCAGGCCGGAGAACGGCAAGGCGGAGAGCGCGGATCCGCGGGCTGGCGGCAGACAAAAGAAGGGGCTGAAAGGGCTCTTCAGCAGCATGCGATGGcataaaaaggacaaaaatggCAAGGAGGAGAGGGGGGAAACCTCAGAGATCCCGTCTGGTCTTATTATGCCGGGGTCCCTGACTGCCAGCCTGGAGTGCATCAAGGAGGAGACGCCAAAACCTTTGTCTGAAACTCCGACCAGCGCAGGAGACACGGGGCTGGAACCGCCCGGGGAGAAGCGCAGCGGCGAGGCACAGGTCTCAGCTGAGGAGCCCGAAGCGGGAGCTGGGGAGTTGCAGGACAGCAGCCCCCCGCCCAGGGaggcctctgctgctgctggaaggcaaCCCGAGGAGCTCGGCCACCAGCAACCGGACCCGAGCGCTGGAGAGGTTGGGACTGCGAAGGATGCGGCCATAACAG GCTGCGGAGATATTATTGCGGACCATGAGGAGGATGTGGGCGGCGGGAGTGGCGGCTGTGAGAAGAGCACCCCTGGGCCCAGCAAGCTGGGTCCCTCCAAGAAGCAGCCCACCATGGTGGCCTAccagggaggaggggaggagatgGCCAGCCCGGACCAGGTGGATGACACCTATCTGCAGGAGTTCTGGGATATGCTGTCGCAGACAGAGGAGACCCaggcagaaggaggaggaggaggtggaggaggggTAAAGAAGCCTGAGGGGTTGAAGGAGAACCGAGGTACCGAGGGGGCCCAGAACAGGGTGGCGGCAAAACGTGGTGGCCTCCGCCAGATCCCAGTTCACCTCAGCCACAAAGAGGAGCAGaagggcagagagaaggaaCAACATGAAGGCGTCCCAAACAGTGACGAGGGCTACTGGGATTCTACCACCCCTGGTCCTGAGGAAGATGGCTCCACAAGCATCCAGAAGGAGACCATTCCCAGGGACAGCTACAGCGGGGATGCTCTCTACGACCTCTACACTGAGCCAGATGAGAACCCACCAGCAGGGCCTACGGATGAAGAGGTCACCTGCGTGCCACGCTCCAAGCCCGTGTCTCCAATAACGACCACGTGCTCACTGAAGACACCCTCAAGCACAATGAAGGACTCCAAGATACCCATCAGCATTAAACACCTTTCGTCGCATCCTGCCAGCCATGGAACAGATGCCAGTAACAGCCATCATGTTGCACACCATCACCTGGCCAAAAGTGAGATGCACAGAACAAAAATCCCCGTCTCTAAAGTCCTGGTACGCCGGGTCAGTAACAGGGGCTTAGCAGGGACAACAGTGAAAGCAGCCATGTACCACGACAGTGCCAAAAAGTAG
- the AMER2 gene encoding APC membrane recruitment protein 2 isoform X1 has product MDSHCDCAEPPAAEQPSGRINKTAFKLFKRRKSGGTMPSIFGVRSKGGEGKGASKAGMVRSRTHDGLADAVLESSKKEEPGGGDPQSKEAQGRPAGSLGVSPGSSVAKSHSFFSLLRKNGRPENGKAESADPRAGGRQKKGLKGLFSSMRWHKKDKNGKEERGETSEIPSGLIMPGSLTASLECIKEETPKPLSETPTSAGDTGLEPPGEKRSGEAQVSAEEPEAGAGELQDSSPPPREASAAAGRQPEELGHQQPDPSAGEVGTAKDAAITGDIPITTIPPVEPHCDSGQEMAAAPDPSSVDPPSEQSIDRICLMFADVTSLKSFDSLTGCGDIIADHEEDVGGGSGGCEKSTPGPSKLGPSKKQPTMVAYQGGGEEMASPDQVDDTYLQEFWDMLSQTEETQAEGGGGGGGGVKKPEGLKENRGTEGAQNRVAAKRGGLRQIPVHLSHKEEQKGREKEQHEGVPNSDEGYWDSTTPGPEEDGSTSIQKETIPRDSYSGDALYDLYTEPDENPPAGPTDEEVTCVPRSKPVSPITTTCSLKTPSSTMKDSKIPISIKHLSSHPASHGTDASNSHHVAHHHLAKSEMHRTKIPVSKVLVRRVSNRGLAGTTVKAAMYHDSAKK; this is encoded by the coding sequence ATGGACTCGCACTGCGACTGTGCCGAGCCTCCGGCCGCCGAGCAGCCGTCGGGGAGGATTAACAAAACCGCCTTCAAACTGTTCAAGAGGAGGAAATCCGGGGGCACCATGCCGAGCATCTTCGGGGTGAGGAGCAAAGGCGGGGAGGGGAAGGGCGCCAGCAAAGCGGGGATGGTGCGGAGCCGGACGCACGACGGCTTGGCCGACGCCgtgctggagagcagcaagAAGGAGGAACCGGGCGGCGGCGACCCGCAGAGCAAGGAGGCGCAGGGCCGGCCGGCCGGCAGCCTCGGCGTCTCCCCCGGCAGCTCGGTGGCCAAGTCGCACAGCTTCTTCTCCCTGCTGAGGAAGAACGGCAGGCCGGAGAACGGCAAGGCGGAGAGCGCGGATCCGCGGGCTGGCGGCAGACAAAAGAAGGGGCTGAAAGGGCTCTTCAGCAGCATGCGATGGcataaaaaggacaaaaatggCAAGGAGGAGAGGGGGGAAACCTCAGAGATCCCGTCTGGTCTTATTATGCCGGGGTCCCTGACTGCCAGCCTGGAGTGCATCAAGGAGGAGACGCCAAAACCTTTGTCTGAAACTCCGACCAGCGCAGGAGACACGGGGCTGGAACCGCCCGGGGAGAAGCGCAGCGGCGAGGCACAGGTCTCAGCTGAGGAGCCCGAAGCGGGAGCTGGGGAGTTGCAGGACAGCAGCCCCCCGCCCAGGGaggcctctgctgctgctggaaggcaaCCCGAGGAGCTCGGCCACCAGCAACCGGACCCGAGCGCTGGAGAGGTTGGGACTGCGAAGGATGCGGCCATAACAGGTGACATTCCAATAACGACTATCCCCCCTGTTGAACCTCACTGTGATAGCGGTCAAGAGATGGCAGCCGCCCCTGACCCTTCCTCTGTTGATCCACCCTCAGAGCAATCGATTGATCGTATTTGTTTGATGTTTGCTGACGTGACTTCACTGAAAAGCTTTGACTCTCTTACAGGCTGCGGAGATATTATTGCGGACCATGAGGAGGATGTGGGCGGCGGGAGTGGCGGCTGTGAGAAGAGCACCCCTGGGCCCAGCAAGCTGGGTCCCTCCAAGAAGCAGCCCACCATGGTGGCCTAccagggaggaggggaggagatgGCCAGCCCGGACCAGGTGGATGACACCTATCTGCAGGAGTTCTGGGATATGCTGTCGCAGACAGAGGAGACCCaggcagaaggaggaggaggaggtggaggaggggTAAAGAAGCCTGAGGGGTTGAAGGAGAACCGAGGTACCGAGGGGGCCCAGAACAGGGTGGCGGCAAAACGTGGTGGCCTCCGCCAGATCCCAGTTCACCTCAGCCACAAAGAGGAGCAGaagggcagagagaaggaaCAACATGAAGGCGTCCCAAACAGTGACGAGGGCTACTGGGATTCTACCACCCCTGGTCCTGAGGAAGATGGCTCCACAAGCATCCAGAAGGAGACCATTCCCAGGGACAGCTACAGCGGGGATGCTCTCTACGACCTCTACACTGAGCCAGATGAGAACCCACCAGCAGGGCCTACGGATGAAGAGGTCACCTGCGTGCCACGCTCCAAGCCCGTGTCTCCAATAACGACCACGTGCTCACTGAAGACACCCTCAAGCACAATGAAGGACTCCAAGATACCCATCAGCATTAAACACCTTTCGTCGCATCCTGCCAGCCATGGAACAGATGCCAGTAACAGCCATCATGTTGCACACCATCACCTGGCCAAAAGTGAGATGCACAGAACAAAAATCCCCGTCTCTAAAGTCCTGGTACGCCGGGTCAGTAACAGGGGCTTAGCAGGGACAACAGTGAAAGCAGCCATGTACCACGACAGTGCCAAAAAGTAG